A genomic window from Candidatus Pelagisphaera phototrophica includes:
- a CDS encoding DUF3450 family protein gives MRTNRRILQVGILTCSLLTCSSIYASELEDARAAFIEWSKVKSQLSKEKADWVDEEALLEDMILTSEAELGSLEESIEELENGSSASDKQKGVLLEEINEAKKTSSHLQDGVSEYEKYLIDLLPKLPEPLKRDLQQLTQRLPYDAKKAERLALSQRFQTVVGILAQIEKFHSQISLVSEIKETESGKAKEVKTIYFGLSHAYFADAGAEYAGFGYPQGDGWKWTSVSGEIAENIAKAIAVNQNDEPPVFVSLPIKILD, from the coding sequence ATGAGGACTAACCGTCGAATTTTGCAAGTAGGGATTTTAACATGCAGCCTGCTAACTTGCAGTAGCATTTACGCCTCGGAGCTCGAAGATGCGAGAGCCGCATTCATCGAATGGTCCAAGGTTAAATCACAATTATCTAAAGAAAAAGCTGATTGGGTGGACGAGGAGGCTCTCTTAGAAGACATGATTTTAACATCAGAGGCTGAACTAGGCAGCCTAGAGGAAAGCATCGAGGAACTAGAAAACGGTTCAAGTGCCTCTGACAAACAAAAAGGTGTGCTCCTTGAAGAAATAAATGAGGCGAAAAAGACCTCGAGTCACCTCCAAGATGGAGTTTCTGAATACGAAAAGTATTTAATTGATTTACTGCCGAAGTTACCAGAGCCATTAAAAAGAGACCTGCAACAGCTTACACAAAGGCTTCCATATGATGCGAAAAAGGCAGAGAGACTGGCCTTATCTCAAAGGTTCCAAACGGTTGTCGGTATACTGGCTCAGATCGAGAAGTTTCATTCTCAGATCTCTCTTGTATCGGAGATTAAAGAAACAGAGTCAGGAAAAGCGAAAGAGGTCAAAACAATCTATTTTGGATTATCCCATGCTTACTTTGCGGACGCGGGTGCAGAGTACGCAGGATTTGGATATCCCCAAGGAGACGGCTGGAAATGGACTTCAGTTTCTGGCGAAATAGCTGAAAACATAGCTAAAGCAATAGCAGTTAACCAAAACGACGAGCCGCCAGTGTTCGTATCTCTCCCAATCAAAATTTTAGACTGA
- a CDS encoding MotA/TolQ/ExbB proton channel family protein: protein MKFNLKIPCLFLHIAITQIAYVSLFAESLSNLSDSAESRLETAIDELAEFRNKVAEQKIPIATEVRELSQQVELKRSEQQLLQRRKDNSGLEISSLESQLTAREDEIAYISNLLLDYANRLNASVHPSEMQLYQDDLLAVLNASEKGGVATDDLIQIRLSAVKMGLERIDKNAAGFSFPGEAISADGSVVEGKFAHLGPVSFFASSDGSSAGLVERGASIEPRILTFDPDSNMAIANFVQAGEGEIPLDTSGGRATAISATKETLVEHIGKGGLWMYPILSFAFLSLSIAAFKFLELSKYKLLSPSIVYDVLEHLQKSDNAGAERIVKSYGGTESRILLKGIKNHHLPKELLEEILFEDLLEEKPKLERGLSFISVTAAVAPLLGLLGTVTGMINTFKLITLFGTGDAKSLSSGISEALITTEFGLVVAIPSLLLSAFLSRKANSMIAKMEKTSVIFVNGVSLLEAPTNDNS from the coding sequence ATGAAATTTAATTTAAAAATTCCGTGCTTATTTTTACACATAGCTATTACTCAAATTGCATATGTTTCGCTCTTTGCAGAAAGTTTAAGCAACCTGTCCGACAGTGCGGAATCTAGACTTGAAACAGCGATAGATGAATTGGCAGAATTTCGCAATAAAGTTGCCGAACAAAAAATTCCAATAGCCACAGAAGTAAGAGAGCTTTCACAGCAAGTCGAGCTTAAGCGATCAGAGCAGCAATTATTGCAAAGACGCAAAGATAATTCTGGCTTGGAGATCTCATCCTTAGAAAGTCAACTTACCGCAAGAGAAGACGAAATAGCTTATATTTCAAATCTTCTTCTTGATTATGCAAATCGCTTAAATGCATCAGTTCATCCGAGTGAAATGCAATTGTACCAAGACGACCTTCTGGCTGTTTTAAATGCAAGCGAGAAGGGTGGTGTCGCGACTGATGATCTGATTCAGATAAGATTATCGGCAGTAAAGATGGGTTTAGAAAGGATCGATAAAAATGCGGCAGGATTCTCTTTCCCTGGGGAAGCTATTTCAGCAGATGGCAGCGTAGTTGAAGGAAAATTCGCTCACCTGGGTCCCGTATCATTTTTCGCTTCTTCCGACGGTAGTTCAGCTGGTTTAGTTGAGCGGGGTGCTTCAATAGAACCAAGAATTCTCACGTTCGATCCAGACTCCAATATGGCAATTGCTAATTTCGTTCAAGCAGGAGAGGGCGAAATCCCCTTGGACACCTCGGGCGGCAGAGCAACTGCGATTTCAGCCACGAAGGAAACCCTCGTCGAGCACATAGGAAAAGGGGGTCTCTGGATGTACCCGATTTTGAGTTTTGCATTTCTTTCGCTATCCATTGCGGCCTTCAAATTCTTGGAGCTAAGCAAATACAAACTGTTGTCGCCATCAATAGTTTACGACGTTTTAGAGCACCTTCAAAAATCAGATAATGCTGGAGCGGAGAGAATAGTGAAAAGCTATGGCGGAACGGAATCTCGCATACTATTGAAGGGCATCAAAAACCACCATTTACCCAAAGAACTTTTAGAAGAAATTTTATTCGAGGATTTGCTCGAAGAGAAACCTAAATTAGAGAGGGGCCTGTCTTTTATAAGCGTTACAGCAGCTGTCGCACCATTACTCGGGCTGCTTGGGACTGTGACAGGCATGATAAATACATTTAAGTTAATTACTCTTTTTGGTACCGGAGACGCAAAGTCTCTATCGTCGGGGATTTCGGAAGCACTTATCACCACAGAATTTGGTTTGGTTGTAGCAATACCTTCACTTTTGCTATCAGCCTTTCTCAGTAGGAAAGCGAATTCGATGATCGCTAAGATGGAGAAAACTTCTG